Proteins encoded by one window of Glycine soja cultivar W05 chromosome 15, ASM419377v2, whole genome shotgun sequence:
- the LOC114387653 gene encoding protein LONG AFTER FAR-RED 3-like — MMQVKLRGVNKKEEFIRRIKDAAQSTKQGSWILGGGWNNDLWGGDLPAASWIYDVTPNNPVWLSRVDGHTGLANSVALVLAGITNLTDDPRGRTILRTANGEPPGVLIDSARTLVTSKIPEDSVDDRREALLRAGNLALTRGVTTVLDMGRYYPGFSTELSWDDFSDVYQWANSMSKMKIRVCLFFSVETWSRLVARCDNKVSHALSEWIYIGGVKAFSDGSLGSNSALLYEPYVDHPDNYGVQVIELEALLNMTLESNLNGLQVVIHAIGDKANDLILDMYVVLKQVNKELKLCFQIEHAQQLASGTRSRFGKQRVVASMQPDQLLDDADSTSKKLGKDRAEKESYLFRSLLNNNALVAFGSDWPVVDINPLSGIKTAMKRRAPNWQSAWIPSECISLDDAIKLHHFCCPCKLP, encoded by the exons ATGATGCAGGTGAAGCTGAGAGGTGTTAATAAAAAGGAAGAATTTATCAGAAGGATCAAAGATGCTGCGCAAA GCACAAAACAAGGTTCCTGGATTTTGGGTGGTGGATGGAACAATGATCTATGGGGAGGAGATCTTCCAGCTGCCTCTTGGATCTATGATGTTACTCCTAATAATCCT GTTTGGCTGTCAAGAGTGGATGGCCACACGGGCTTGGCTAACTCAGTGGCACTTGTGTTGGCTGGGATTACAAATTTAACAGATGATCCAAGAGGGAGAACTATATTGAGGACTGCTAATGGAG AACCACCTGGAGTACTAATTGATTCAGCAAGGACACTTGTTACGTCCAAGATTCCAGAGGATTCAGTGGATGATAGAAGGGAGGCATTGCTTAGAGCAGGCAATCTTGCCCTAACAAGGGGGGTGACAACGGTTCTTGATATGGGAAGATATTATCCTGGGTTTTCAACTGAACTTTCTTGGGATGATTTTTCTG ATGTTTATCAATGGGCCAATTCTAtgtcaaaaatgaaaattagagtgtgtttatttttttcagtgGAGACATGGTCACGCTTGGTGGCAC GGTGTGATAACAAAGTCAGCCATGCCTTGAGCGAATGGATTTATATAGGTGGTGTCAAAGCTTTTTCTGATGGGTCTTTGGGTTCCAATAGTGCATTGCTTTATGAG ccATATGTTGATCATCCTGACAATTATGGTGTACAAGTGATTGAACTTGAAGCTCTTCTCAACATGACCTTAGAGTCAAATTTAAATGGTC TTCAGGTTGTTATTCATGCTATAGGGGACAAAGCAAATGACCTTATCTTGGACATGTATGTGGTGT TGAAGCAAGTTAACAAGGAACTTAAACTCTGTTTTCAGATTGAGCATGCTCAGCAATTGGCATCTGGAACCCGCAGTCGATTTGGCAAACAACGGGTTGTTGCTTCCATGCAG CCAGATCAATTGTTGGATGATGCTGACTCTACTAGCAAAAAGCTTGGCaaggatagggctgaaaaggaATCATATTTATTCCGGTCACTCTTAAATAACAATGCATTAGTGGCATTTGGTTCTGACTGGCCA GTGGTAGACATCAATCCCTTAAGTGGTATTAAGACAGCAATGAAAAGGAGGGCCCCCAACTGGCAAAGTGCATGGATTCCATCTGAGTGCATTTCATTAGATGATGCAATAAAG TTACACCATTTCTGCTGCCCGTGCAAGCTTCCTTGA
- the LOC114387015 gene encoding prefoldin subunit 1-like: protein MADEANRTAFLEIQSRMIDTTGKIKQVQTQMRSKEAEKKRAFLTMEELKQVPDDTNVYKSIGRMFVLETKATLMNEQENKFKDGEASITALQSSKEYLEKQMAEVETNLRELLQQDPGLARQIMSMNVV, encoded by the exons ATGGCAGACGAAGCTAACAGAACT GCTTTCCTTGAAATTCAAAGTCGCATGATCGATACTACTGGAAAAATAAAACAG GTGCAAACCCAGATGCGTTCCAAAGAAGCAGAAAAGAAGCGTGCTTTTCTGACCATGGAGGAGCTGAAGCAAGTTCCTGATGATACTAATGTTTACAAATCCATTG GGAGAAT GTTTGTATTGGAGACCAAGGCAACATTAATGAATGAGCAGGAGAACAAGTTTAAGGATGGTGAAGCTTCAATTACAGCTTTACAG AGCTCAAAAGAATACTTGGAAAAACAGATGGCAGAGGTGGAAACCAATTTGAGAGAACTGTTACAACAAGATCCTGGTCTTGCTAGGCAAATAATGTCAATGAATGTAGTGTAA